The DNA sequence TTTTGTACCGAACCGTCAGGCTCGTTGCCTGTCCGTCGGCGGCATAGGGGTTTTGGGCGGCAATCAGGATGGCATTGCCTTTGGCAACCCCCCGCCAGACGGGCAGGGCCTTGTCCATCAGGTCGCGGGCGGGGGTTTCAATCACCAGCTCGTACCCCCCCTGAAACATGTCGGCGAAGCGGGACAGGCGATACAGGCCGTGCGTAAAATGCTCGTAAGCGCTGTAGACATCATTTCGGCTCTGCTCCACGTTGGGTTCTTCCCACAGCCACAGCCCCGCAGCGCCCGAGAAAAACGGGAAAATTGCCGTGGCCTCCGCCATGAAGGGCTGAATGAATTTTGGGTAAAGGGCGGTGCTGTTGTGATACCGCAGCCATACCCAGGGTATGACCGGCTTACTGCTCCAGGCCCGGTTGGCCTCCACCTGAAACAGCAGGTAGGCCAGGTAATCGCTGGCCAGCGGATTCGGATAGTCGTAATAATAGTAGGCCGAGGGCGACAGCGCATCCAGTTGCGAATAGAACGGCCCGCCTACTGCGCGTTCGGTCGAGTCTTTGACGAGGTAGTTGACCCGGCTCAGGTTGGTAGACCAGTCGGTCCAGCTGTTGCCGATAACATTCAGGTAGGTGTTGAGAATGGGCGTATCTGAATAGCTGCTCACAACGATACCCGACAGATCGGCGTTGTCGCGCAGGTAGCGTAAACTTTCGGCGTAGAGATTCCGGATTGCTTTTTTGTAGGCGGCAATAAAATCGGCATCCGACAATTGACGGTATACGGCCGGAACGCTCGGTTCCTGCTTGACCCGCAGAATCCGGGCATCCGATTCGGCAATCCGTTCGACATCAATGGTTAGCCGACTTGCCTGGATCACGTACTTCCCGGCTGCGTTTCTGGTGCCGCCTGACACATCCCGCAGCCACTGGTTCCACTTGGCCCGGTAGGCGTTAAGGTCGTTGGCCCACGGACTGTCGATGGTTTCCCACGGCTGATTCAGGCCCGTAGCAATACCGTAGTAGGGAATGGCGCGCTGGGCGGGCTGCACCGTCCGGCCAAATTCGCCGTCGTTGATCCGGTCGAGGTGGCTGAACCCGTGCCGAAGCGGACTACCCTGGGTGTCGCCAAAACGCGGACCACTGTAGATGACGGCAAACGGGAGCGTAAACGTGGGAAACTTGTCCCACTCGATCCGGTTGGTCTGCGTAACGGGGGTGAAGTTCAGCGGGTCGGCACACTGCTGCTGCGCCCACAGGGAGCCAGCCAGCTGAAGCCATAAACCAAGTAAAAGACCAATTCGACTACGCATTGCTTGAATTTTCGGTAAAACTACAGAATTTTGGGTGGAGCTGCGCCGGTCGGGCTGCGGTGGCCGGCGTACCCAGCCGGAGTGCTACCACGAGCTGTCGTTTAATAGCTTTTATCCTCTTTTGCGCTACGGACGCACATTAACCCTTACTTTTGACCGTTTCCTACCCGAACGGTAGTCTTGTTTTTCCATTCACGGTATAGTACCCAACGAAATCCTTTACTTCTGGTTATGACAGCACTTCGCTTTTTAGTAGTGATCCTCTTTGTATCGACCGTATTCGTCAGCTGCAAGAAAGACGATGTCAGTTCACGGGCCGAGCTACTCGTGGCTAACAACTGGCGTACGAGCCGCGTTACTACCCCCGACGGGCAGGCACTCAACGCCAGCCGCCTTAATCTGGCTACGCAG is a window from the Spirosoma rigui genome containing:
- a CDS encoding T9SS type A sorting domain-containing protein, yielding MRSRIGLLLGLWLQLAGSLWAQQQCADPLNFTPVTQTNRIEWDKFPTFTLPFAVIYSGPRFGDTQGSPLRHGFSHLDRINDGEFGRTVQPAQRAIPYYGIATGLNQPWETIDSPWANDLNAYRAKWNQWLRDVSGGTRNAAGKYVIQASRLTIDVERIAESDARILRVKQEPSVPAVYRQLSDADFIAAYKKAIRNLYAESLRYLRDNADLSGIVVSSYSDTPILNTYLNVIGNSWTDWSTNLSRVNYLVKDSTERAVGGPFYSQLDALSPSAYYYYDYPNPLASDYLAYLLFQVEANRAWSSKPVIPWVWLRYHNSTALYPKFIQPFMAEATAIFPFFSGAAGLWLWEEPNVEQSRNDVYSAYEHFTHGLYRLSRFADMFQGGYELVIETPARDLMDKALPVWRGVAKGNAILIAAQNPYAADGQATSLTVRYKTWQQTISLTGRQVYLCKFDMGTVTATEPIAADIQVFPNPAASELTVSFGQLPTIATEMALLTTTGRVVSRAAVNATRETINVATLPAGVYFLRISSDSGSQTKKIVITR